CCACCGATaatgtgtaaaattaaatagattttagtaCCATTTGCATAGAAAATTCATAAAAAGTTTGTGTATATAATTATCAGGTTTAATATCAAACAATTATTCCTCTCAacacaagatttttttactttttccgAGAAACCTATTTAAATTATTGCAACAGATTAacatagcaaatattttttcaatactcaTTTTGTCATTACTCGGGTCTACTGgcgtaatatatttaaaatattacgtcAGAAGACCTGTTTCTTCACCCTTTTATTCGGCTTCACCTTCTTGACCTTGCTACAGAACTCGCGCTCGTCATAATTATATACATCACCGGCTAAGCATCAGGTATTGTATAGAATTCGTaggaaatgtataaatataaaatatttcatacattgCCTACACgttttaggtattttatacATTGACTAGGCATTATATAGAATGCCGGGATATACACATTGTCCGTAACATATACACtgaacaaattaacaaaataacataaacaaaataacgGATCTGTGACTCTGCTATGATGGCCTTTACAGCATGACAACTTAGTGTTAAATATAGTAAGAAAACTAAGTACTATGATTGTGCCTTCACACGTCAAGTAGgcctatacatatacatacatatttattttaatttatagtatatatttctaaaatagactatataatatttaaccACCTTATAAAACTATTTTCGTCACAAACGAGATGCTTAACATCACTTAACTAATAGAACAACGTCTAAAGCTTTAAAAGCTTTGCAATACTTCAAGCTGttgtaatattttagaattattgtttatttaaatacaaataataaataaattcacaaatggaaaaataaagatgatttattttttacatcagtgcattaaaactaacaaaaatgaCAAGTATTTTCATAAGTTTACCATTAAACTGGTAATTTTATAGGCACTAGAATATAATTTTACAGAATGTCTACATAAACATTAAATAGGTAACcgaaagttaaaatatttattatattctttaacgatCGTgcccaatatttaataaatatactcatTGTAAATTCTActtagtattaattaatatgttacttaaaaatacatacagtcgaCCATAGGACCATTTCATTCACTGTAGGGTGCCTTTCGACTAGTGATAATTATGTTTGTAACTAATCTAAAAGTATAATTCCAAGATTTTAATAGGCTTTTATAGCTAGCTTTTTTACGTGCACAAGCCAAAGAAGATAACCAAGTAGTCCAACTAAGTAGGTATACGCGTGTAATCTAGTAGCGATACGGCGTGACGTTCATCGAACGTTAACACAGATGCAATTCTGCTATTTTAGACTCGTCGACGGACTTTTCACGTATAGTGATTATATGCTCTTTGAAACTTTGCGCCTATAACACGTGTTGTTCGgatttgaactttatgtatCAAGGATGTAAAATTacaatgtcactaacaacgaaacGAACGATGTGACagcattataaatttattacggACTAACCACTATGGCCAGTGACGCAACTATAGAATGGCAGTTCTCGCAAAATGTCATGGGCCTACCATGGGCTACTACTACTTGCAGAAATAATctagcaattaaaaaaatataggtacctgATATTACATTTTTTCTGAGGCCAATGAATTTGCCACGGGCCTTAGATTTTATAGTAACGCCAATGACttatattaaatagataaagAGCTCAATAAAGTGTGACGTGTAAATACACAGAGCATGCTGGGAcgctattttgtttttcagaaattaTATTTCGTAGAATAAAGAGCCAATCAATGCGTatgatggatgtgtggtgtgacaagaatagataaaataaggaatgagtatataagaggaagtctgaaggtggcgccagtgacagaaaaattgaggagtagaaggttaggttggtatggacatgtaatgcgtagagaggaaagtcatattattagaaaaatgttgaatgtgccagtggaaggtcataagaggagaggaaggccaaagaagagatggttgaattgtgtgaaagaggacatgtgtgtaaaaggagtggatgatgagttaacgagtaatagagacgaatggaaaagattgacatatttttccgaccccacttaggAGGGATAAGGGTAaagagatgatgatgagaataAAGAGCCAATCAACTCAAGTGTTACTATTCTGGGGAATGCGTATTCTGCAGTAGTCAGACCGTGAAGAAAAGCTATAATACTTATATGCACACCTTACCCACTTCGCTGCACTACTTAGCTTtggttaatatattatgtatttaattccGCAGCCGCTATGCTATATCAAATATCTTTGGTAGAAGTTCACGCTAAATGTATTTCCTGTAGTAGGCGTTTATATGCTATCACATTATATCATGTCTCAATGGAAACATAgaaagtttattataaatttctaATTTAACCAGGTAGTGGCGCTTCTTCATAGAAATCTGGTTCATCATCTTTGTCAATGTCTTTTTGGGCACCGTCCAACTGtcgaaaagaaaatattatgaacAACATTTTCAAATAACTATTTGTAATACGTTCGACTTATTTATAGCACAAATCTTATTTTAAAACGCTTTTAAATATTCGTTGCATAATCAGTCACCGCTACACTCTTCCATCAACTTGCTAATGTAATTACgcgaaatataaatagaaacatTTTCATAACATAAATCATGATTTTGCAATATTTAGAACATACAGAACGCCCGTGACTTCTAAGTCGACTAATCTATGTAAAACACATATAAATGCATACAGATAGACAcgtaagataataaatattcaatgtGTTTTCTCACGCTGTACACTATTGtattttaacttttcagttatgtgcattttaagaaattaaatataacgtgtctcaaacggtgaaggaaaaacattgtgaggaaacctgcataccagagaaatttcttaattctctgcgtgtgtgaagtttgccaatccatattgggctagcgtggtggactattggcctaacccctctcattctgagaggagactcgagctctgcagtgagccgaatatagaatTATAATGATGTAGTAAACATACCGCTCGTAACTGCAAAGGCGTGAAGACGTGAACAAGAGACATGCGCAGGGGTACCATGAGCACCAAAAAGAACGGGAGGGCGAGTGAAAATGGCGACATCTTTACACCGTAGAGTAGACAGATTCCAAGGAATTGAATTATCGTGAACAGATGCATCTTGAATGTCGGAACctgaaaagttaattaaaaaaagaggtaaatataaatataatcgactagctgacgcagcgcggtttcactcgcgtgttTCTCGTTCCCGATggaatagggggataatatatagccttcctcggtaaatgggctgaaacaaacactgaaagaattttttaaatcagaccaatagttcctgagattattgcgttcaagcaaacaaacaaactcttcagctttattatattatagtaggtatagatattcTGCAATACtcattaattatgtttaatacAAGGCCATActttcaactttttttatatatgataaatagtccactaatcattttcaAGACGATACACATGAaggattgataaaaaaaattaagctctTTAGTAGTACACAAATCAATCTTTACAagtcgcgacaaaaagtatcctataacctatttcttattatggtctcaaatcgtggtaagtttcatttaaattcattcagtagtttaagCATGATGCCCGGTCCACAAAAGTATTGACTTGACAGGTAGATAGATagacaaataataaacaaaaaaatatatattttttgattcaATATCAATTATGTATAATGCAGTCCAACAAAACGAAAAATTCATAAGTTTAAGACATTGCATGCAGAGCaatatttgcaaaaatattttctaaataggacaccatttaaaatattattaataactaaactTATAAAGTATAGGCATGTATTGACTATTGCGTTTAATAATTTGGATTTTAATGTACAAATATACTTACTCTTCGAACATATGGTACTTGCGGGTGATGTTTCACAGGTTTCAGTAGTAAAATGAATCGATCCCAGAATTGAATGCCTCCAAGTGCGGAAATACCCATGTAGAGGAATACTCCGAACAGCACAGCCATTGGCACCAACCTCAGCCAGCTGGACGCTAACACGGAAATGCCAACAAGCAGAGCAACCAGGAGACCAGTCAAACGTTgttctgcaaaaaaaaaatgattttctaaGAATATTTGCTtagcttttgtttttatatacgaccaatactcccattcccctccaactaggggcggggatcgaaccaccacccctcggtgatgagtctgaccgctttaccattaagctattgaggctcaaatgCAGAATCTCTTTCATCAGAGTAAatgaaaaacacttttaaattCTCACAGAGAATGctttgtgaagtgaagtgctTTTGATATaatcagaggcacaattatccgcccaatTTAATATACTGGCGTcaattaaagtgggcggataattgtgcctctgagtatatatgaaATATTCTACAGTCGATTGtctttttacaaacgctaacgcttggaaaactaacaaaatgtgaCAATGTGGAATGACAGATTCGATAAAcaagttgatcacgtgacatgtcGATAGTGAGTGTCATCcctataaatttgtttttaattttggaagtgttagtgtttgtagaaagagaatcgatgtgtcaCATGGCTGCAGacccagcccccctagccaagtggcacgtcgattctctttctacgatcgctaacgcttcgaaaactagaaatatgaAACTAGGaataacatttgctatcgacaggtcacatgatcaagatctgtcattcccatacatttttatagtttttgaagcgttagttACAAAAGAATGAGAtcggttttattaaaaatgttaatccTCCAAAAACTGAGTTTCTGGCGGCCCTCGCTTGAGTTTCTTGAGGACCTATGTCTTACAGATactttaagtttatatttatagtaagcCTCGTTGGCCCAGCCCGAAGTTGTTGGTGGTGTAACACTCTTCTGCCTCGGCGAGCACGTCAATCCATCGGTCCCGGTCACTGACATTAACATCTGGTAGTACGGCCGTTAACGAATTTAACACCACCACCTTAAGCCCGCTGACCCGTATTGGTTCAGCGTGATGGATCAAAGCTCTATTTCCTCGCTTATAGGGATTGAGACCTGGCCCTATAGTGGGCATTTAAAATGCTGATgaggctgattatgatgaaaataatCACCTTTGACTTCCACAATGTGAGGTTTGTCACCAGGAGCGTGGGTTGTGGACATAACGGTTAGGGCGGACACGTGGCTGACCGATCGCACCGTCGCCACACACTGCCAGGGCGCCCCGAACATTCCACACACACCATTCACTAGTGACATCACCACGATATCCATGTGGAATCCGCTGCCTTTCTTCAGCTTACGTTCAGGCTTGTCAATGATGAGCCTATAAATATACACATTAATCTTCTAAAAACTTAaacttattaatgaaaaaactaTATTTCGCAAGACAATATAATTCGCTCAACTCGCACAGCTTTTTAGTAAAGAATTGACTAAATTCTAACACCATGAGTACTCATGCCCTAATAATAactttacatacatatttaatagtaaAGAAAGGTAAAATAAGTAGGCTTTCAtcaaaataaacagtaaaagaTTTGCCCGTCTTTTTGACCTTTCATATATATCTATAAAAGCGTTCTTACTCAGCGATATGAGTTTCCATAAAAACAATGATGTAGACCATGAATGCTGGCAAAGCCATAGCAAACGCTGCCCACATAGGGATCGTCTCTAGGCCAGGGTTTAGGGGCACCAGCCAAGAACGATCCGATGTTGGAGTTAGACCATCTGGAACTTTCAAATTATCCGTCCAAACTGGGACCAGACTCGATAATCCGACCATAAGGACAATTGAAATCGGCACACCAAAGTCACCAAGAGCACGACGAGcctgaaaatattaaacatttggAGTGATTAGGGTAAATTAGTTAGGTGAGTAAGGGTACATCACAGCATACAGTGGATGTGGTGGCGCGCTTTCCCTTCCATCTACCACTTCCCACAACCTTCTTAATGTTGTCGGGCCATCAAGTTGGAGGGAATCCTACAATGCGTTTACAGATTCACGTCTTGATTTTCATGACTAATCCCTTCTTACAAAAcagataatattatagtagaggATCCGTATCAGTATCGATCTTAACCTATCTGtatattgaatgaaaattttttatatcattaccagcggacgcccgcgactacgcccgcgtgaaattcagtttttcacaaatcccgcgggaacaatagattttccgggatgaaaagtagcatatgtgttaacccagagtaaaatctatttcaattccaaatttcagccaaatcgcttcagtagtagcgacgttaatgagtaacaaacatccaaacaaacatgcatacaaactttcgcgtttataatattagtaggattagtgcctatgttaaaaaatatatcgcaAGTAGGTTGCCACAAAATCTGGCtgaactatcattaatgataggcCAGGGGAGTTTGTgtataatggttaataatagatTGGCCAGGAAATTTCTAGACCTACTTAatacgtaatatatttttaacgtactaactttgatataaaacatttttcgtCCTATAAACAGATAAGTGAAGATAATACTTTCTACTCATAATACAGATCTTAGACTATTTAAGTTGATTCTTTGGATCATATTAACTGCTATGTACAGAATTTTACTAATGAGATaaaatatcttgaaaaataCTCACACTGCGTCCAAGGAACTTTCCATTTCGGAATATACGCAAGTAGTAAGCGAGGATAAAGGTGGACAACGTCAGTATTGTGGAAAATAGTGCTGTGTTCGGCTGTGGAAATAATATGTCGTGCGGCGGTGCAATCGGTGGTACAGGAGTCGTCGCGttacctaataatatatatacatgtTTAGTATAAGTTTATACATTTAACAaacaaatctaaaaataaaaagcagtGTATTTGTAATGCTTAATACATAAATTTTGTCACCTGTAAATGTGATGTTAGACGAGTCTGTTTCATTGATCACGTTTACATCAGTTGTATTCAAATTATGCTGACAATAATCATAGCCCAATGGATGAGCACGGTAGATGTTGATAATATTTGTTACGGGCTCCGATATGAAGATTAGAGATATAAGAAAGGCGAAGATATCCTCTGTGAATCTGTTGAACAACatcaaaaatgattttaatgaaagaatgatttcattttaatttatattttaattttaactacgaagtttttttttaaaatagactagcggacgctatGACTACGCTCTTCCGTTTGCGTGTAATCACGgattttttttcaggataaaaagcaAATCTTATTCCGCTTTATATAtgctttatatatatttttttttcaggataaaaagtacaTCTAAGTTCTGCTGTATgttccaatttatctctataacaAAAttgccgtgaaaaggtaacaaacggATAGACATATCCATTTTTAGTATGGGAGTATAGATGGATACTGGTATATGTAACTAACCTGGTAATCTTTTTAACAGCTACACTTCCTTCAACGGAGGCTACGCAAAGAGCGATAACGATCATCCATATGCCGCAATACATTCTTGCAGCCAAAAAGTTGAATCCGTAGGATCGACAGAAGACAAATAATGCATCATCAAGAAGTAACAACGGTCCCGTAGCACCAGTGATCATCATTGGTTGGCCAGCAACTAATGCAAAGAATACGTGACCGACACATGTAAACACctgcaaaaataattttgataattaagtAGTAAATTTAgataattacttcatcatcatcatcatcattatcagccgatggatgtccacagctggacataggcctcttgcatggacctccaagcataacggtctcgagccgccagcatccagcggtttcctgcgatccgcttgatgtcctcagtccacctagtggggggccgaccaacactgcgctttgataattaattaatattcgtGTTTTCATAGAgctgaaattaatttatttaggtcTACTAGTTATTATTACAGTATTTAGTTACATGTAAGACTGGACAATCTTATAAAAGTAGACACGGAATCTTACAtccttaaaaataaatgaaaaaatgtgaAGTTAGATTAATTTACAagtatttactaaataaaatatttagtaatagTAGTATTTAAGGCGTCATCTTTAGATTTTTCTATATTATGTGGTagtaatagaaatattttttaaaggtttaCAAAAACTTACGAGAGTTTCAGATATCCcaatttgtttgcttgttttctCAGCTAATAAACCGCCAAAAGTGATAGCAGATGAGAGAGCCGCGAAGTACATGAAAATTGTAGCCGCAGCGCACTGTCCATTCAATGCATCAGTGAAGTCCGACAAATAATATGGGTAGCGTCGTTTCATGTCTCTTATAACACCTgcaatagtaaataataataataattctttatttcaggtgtactctctctctctagacggtccctcatgactgaggatcgtgaccaccttggcgagtcatcgtttggtttacaatgctcctccatcgagtacggtcgctggctaggttatacacccatttaaaatatacagatattaaataataaatctataataaagtacctaataatataaatattaattaattaggtatttacaatATAACATTTCTATATGagagcaaacattttttttttcatttcttgttCCTATCGCGATGCACGGTAAGCCAATACTTTAAGATAGGGTTTTCACGGCACTCTGAGCATACACTGAGGATTTCATTACGAGAATTCCGGATACGGGCCCAAAAAGCCGCAATTCGCGATCTGACGTAAAacagctattattattattatcacgaAAGTTCAAGTAAAATAAtgaagtttataataataagtactagCTGTGCTCTGCGGATTCAGTCGCATATAGTCAGAGATctctagaacattttgtactcctgattactaacaagcaattttttcgtgagtagcttcatctcgatgagacgatcaacttttttatttacgaaaattcttgattctggtagctaactgagttatcaggaaatgaaaatttcagagcgtcgaAACGTGATACTGAATCACGCAATTTGCATTGTGTCTGTTAAGtcgtataactattaattaatcaacactAAAAAGAACATCTGGTTAGAAAaacttttgttactctaccctcctcccaacttgtatcaataacgaggttattaaaacttgttacattgtcctacaaattgcggtACATTATTTCGTAAAAATTAGCTtattagtaatcaggtgtacaaaacgttctagggatccctgactaatataatttataacaaaattaccATTGACATTTAAACACACCAAATTTTTAACATATACCAATATTACAGGTAGAGGAGGTACAGATTGCAATCTCACCTCCAAAAAGACGACCAGTTTTTGACAGAGGATCATCAGGTTCTTTCTCTGGAAAACCTCCAGTTTCTGCAGCTAATAGAGCCTTTTTATCGTCTAATGGAGGAGACACAATATCGGCTTCCCTTTTTCGTTGTAAAGCATCTTGTTTCCTTTTTCTGATCTGTTCGCTTTTAGCTCTCAGTTCTTCGAAGGGTAATAAAGCCTGGCGTTCCCAATCACCAGGTGGCAATACAATAGAGTCATCTAAGAACTCGTTTATTGCTGATAATAAATCACGTCTACTGTCTGTTTTGTATGCAATGGAATGGAATGCAGGATTCGACATAAGGGTTGAGATGGACCGACCGACTTCATGGTAGTCCAGGTCTGCTTCTGCTGGACCGAGAAGAATGAACATAAAACGAACAGGTATGGGAATTTCTGTGATAGACGGCATCAAGATGCCCTGCGCGAGACGTACGAATGCAATCGTTGGCTGATCGAGAAAACCAACTGCACCAACGAGTACAGTGGTTGCTTCCGCATCTCCTGGAATACGTTTCATTATGGAATCATTGTGGCCTCGTTTTAGTTCTTCCTGTGATCCTACTGCAGCACTTGTTGCCAAATATTCCACTTCTTGCATGTCCAATGCCGCGCCAGATGACTTCTTGCGGGCATCGAGTTTGTCAAGTGGCAGCGCGTAAGAGCTTCGTCGCCGCTTCTGGTCCGCTAGATTCTGTATATTCAAAAGGAAACTGTGAGTTTTTAGAACAGCATTTGACAATTTATTGAATCAGTAACCAGCTACATATTTTTGAGTGAAGCGATTGTTTTTTTCCTGTTACTATTTTATACGTACACAGTATTGGGCTGGTATTTATGTTGCTGCTAATAATGTTTCACATATTTTATCAGTAGGTAATTTAtgagaagtaataaataaaaagtgaagCCTACTGAGGTAGTTAGGTAAGTCCCGGTTTCAATACCCGGATGATTATACTTTAAGAAATATCATGACTAATGTGTCTCAGAAgtaataaaaagagaaaattaAACAATACTAATCTTGGAGGCTTAATACTATAAAACATATTCTATAAACATAcatcatagactatatttcatGCGGCTAAGTTCGAAGTGAAGCGTTATTGACATCATGCTTGTGGATAAATGTGGATATAGATTCAGTAAGTGAATGATTGATATCGAAGATAGAAACAATTGTGTCTATAGTCATAGAGACAGCAATGAAGACTCTTTAATCTGTAAGAaattcatcatcgttatcatcatcagccttttCAATTCACAGCGACATTTTAAATCAACCATTTCTATCTGTTAAACGAGAGCTTGATTTAAAACTACTATGATTtctgactacaatcatgcctgatggaaacaATAATGAAGTCTAGGATGGTACCCGTTTACCTAgaaagtgcctattcactcttgcttaaAAGGTGTTCAGATTTATAGGTACACCGACGCCGGAGGGGCAATTCATACCTGGATATACTGAACAAAACGATGTATTACGTAATTGATAATCTAAATTACATCAGTCACTAAAACATCTATGTACGAGTAAATTAGATACTCACATCTACGAACTAtttaaagagaaaataaaagtcACGAGCTATGGAATAATCGGTCAGCCCTAACAGACCTTTCACACTAGCGCGTTTGTTGTTAAGACGCAACCTAAATAAACAATATCAAGCCTCAATATCAAGTGTTACTTAAATCCAAGGTATTTATTATATGAGGTAGTGATCTGAAAatgatatttataaaagaacTATATTCTTAGAGCTTACAGCCCTTCATCGCTCTATATTTTTCATCCCCTACGTGAAATTCTACAATTCCACTGATCATAGTCATTACTAAAAGTCTGAGCAATATTGAGCAAGGTCAAATTGTTTTGATACATACAGTTTGAACCCAAGAGCAAAagagaatttattttataaaaaaaaatattgccatatattttaaatatgaccaatattctcattcccctccaactagtcggcaaATACTGTATTAGTAGTGGATATGACTACAgactaacggggcggggatcgaaccactacccctcggtgatgagtcccaACTCCGAGTTACcattaagctattgaggctattagaTATTACTACCTATTATCTAcatatctttgcagtgcgtataaggattGAGAAAGAAACCCAACCACTTAGTAGGCGATAGTATCAAGGGTTATTAAGTAGCGGTGcggatctctgcgatgccttgCAATTCAATGGTAGAACGGTGAACGAGGAATGAGATCAAACAGTACCTGAGTACACTCTCCAAAATAGATTTTGTTGATTATCAAcaaacctaccgacaaagacgtaccgccaagcgatttagcgttccggtacgatgtcgtgtagaaaccgaaagggttgtggattttcatcctcctcctaacaagttagcccgcttccatcttagattgcatcatcacttaccatcagttgagattgtagtcaagggctaacttgtaaagaataaaaaaaaaactttttttcgaCTAGTGTAAAGGGTTTTTCCTTTCGCAACCTAGGTAAGTGGAGCCGGTCACACGAAACCCAACGAAACTCTGCAAAATATGGGTACGCCTGTTGGTTCTAGCatgaaagtgtttttcagatagcatgagtatggtgacagtcgcctgtatgacgttcataacaCGTAGTCTTATCGTGAAgcacggcaaactttcaagagtgaaactgtcacccgcaccaacCTActtgaaacgaactgtaatatCCAAACAACGTCTACGCTGAAAATACGCCAGTGTAAACGGTttctatacctatctatgtg
This genomic interval from Bicyclus anynana chromosome Z, ilBicAnyn1.1, whole genome shotgun sequence contains the following:
- the LOC112053636 gene encoding band 3 anion transport protein isoform X3, producing MPVTYARTSEVQHTRRHLHAHKSRKYSLQEGARGGGIDLERRIGTALTEEPLPEADQDELHSHRSDDPRTPRRHRMQPRGSTVHVGRKDGSDNVQNIFSDATLKKMYDHSPHSVFVQLDELLATADGDAEWKETARWIKYEEDVEEGSARWGRPHVASLSFHSLLNLRRCLENGVVLLDLDEKDLPGVAYRVVESMVTEGLIEEDDKPVVMRSLLLRHRHVHDGERFRFSISGRGKHSSYTSLQSLWMDEGPAVGAHGARPRCSVCSTGFGACRRHSAHILNLADQKRRRSSYALPLDKLDARKKSSGAALDMQEVEYLATSAAVGSQEELKRGHNDSIMKRIPGDAEATTVLVGAVGFLDQPTIAFVRLAQGILMPSITEIPIPVRFMFILLGPAEADLDYHEVGRSISTLMSNPAFHSIAYKTDSRRDLLSAINEFLDDSIVLPPGDWERQALLPFEELRAKSEQIRKRKQDALQRKREADIVSPPLDDKKALLAAETGGFPEKEPDDPLSKTGRLFGGVIRDMKRRYPYYLSDFTDALNGQCAAATIFMYFAALSSAITFGGLLAEKTSKQIGISETLVFTCVGHVFFALVAGQPMMITGATGPLLLLDDALFVFCRSYGFNFLAARMYCGIWMIVIALCVASVEGSVAVKKITRFTEDIFAFLISLIFISEPVTNIINIYRAHPLGYDYCQHNLNTTDVNVINETDSSNITFTGNATTPVPPIAPPHDILFPQPNTALFSTILTLSTFILAYYLRIFRNGKFLGRSARRALGDFGVPISIVLMVGLSSLVPVWTDNLKVPDGLTPTSDRSWLVPLNPGLETIPMWAAFAMALPAFMVYIIVFMETHIAELIIDKPERKLKKGSGFHMDIVVMSLVNGVCGMFGAPWQCVATVRSVSHVSALTVMSTTHAPGDKPHIVEVKEQRLTGLLVALLVGISVLASSWLRLVPMAVLFGVFLYMGISALGGIQFWDRFILLLKPVKHHPQVPYVRRVPTFKMHLFTIIQFLGICLLYGVKMSPFSLALPFFLVLMVPLRMSLVHVFTPLQLRALDGAQKDIDKDDEPDFYEEAPLPG